A genomic region of Cannabis sativa cultivar Pink pepper isolate KNU-18-1 chromosome 1, ASM2916894v1, whole genome shotgun sequence contains the following coding sequences:
- the LOC115706851 gene encoding bZIP transcription factor 18 isoform X1, whose product MEMQDPSKPDLGPNPKPENKPFRSLTTTTMIMMSNPTPPFPARGSYHRRSQSEVQFRIPEDLDLLSDPFDGPSGSFEELGSEDDLFCTYMDIEKFGSKLDDGPSGHKNDNAGGGDGGGDEEKHARPRHRHSNSVDGSSSLDTIEAKKAMAPDKLAELWTIDPKRAKRILANRQSAARSKERKARYITELERKVQTLQTEATTLSAQLTLFQRDTTGLSGENTDLKLRLQAMEQQAQLRDALNDALKKEVERLKMATGEMMTPTDTYNFGMHHIPYNQSSFFSNQPQSGPGDPRNIQMQHFNHFQSNVTPTHQPMHATHASSEMLQLDHIGRMQGLDISSSNNSNGRGSRLVKPEGPSISPSESSNRF is encoded by the exons ATGGAGATGCAAGATCCGTCCAAACCGGATCTTGGTCCCAACCCGAAACCCGAGAACAAGCCCTTCCGTTCTCTGACAACGACTACGATGATCATGATGTCGAATCCAACTCCGCCCTTCCCGGCTCGTGGATCCTACCACCGGAGATCCCAATCCGAGGTCCAATTCCGGATTCCCGAAGACTTGGATCTGCTTTCGGATCCTTTTGACGGACCTTCCGGTAGCTTTGAGGAGCTTGGATCCGAGGACGATTTGTTTTGTACGTATATGGACATTGAGAAGTTCGGATCCAAACTCGATGATGGACCCTCCGGCCACAAAAACGACAATGCAGGCGGTGGTGATGGTGGAGGAGATGAAGAGAAGCATGCCAGGCCCAGGCACCGGCATAGCAATTCGGTGGATGGGTCTTCGTCTTTGGACACGATTGAAGCTAAGAAAGCTATGGCTCCTGATAAGCTTGCCGAATTATGGACCATTGATCCCAAGCGAGCTAAGAG GATTTTGGCAAACAGGCAGTCTGCTGCCCGTTCCAAAGAGAGAAAGGCCCGTTACATAACTGAGCTGGAGAGAAAAGTTCAAACCCTTCAAACAGAAGCAACGACTCTATCTGCCCAACTGACTCTTTTCCAG AGGGATACAACTGGTCTCAGTGGTGAAAACACAGACCTTAAGCTTCGACTACAAGCTATGGAACAACAAGCTCAGTTGCGTGATG CTCTAAACGATGCGTTGAAGAAAGAAGTTGAGAGGCTCAAGATGGCCACCGGAGAGATGATGACACCTACCGATACTTACAACTTTGGAATGCATCATATTCCGTACAACCAATCTTCCTTCTTCTCAAATCAGCCCCAATCTGGGCCAGGTGACCCTCGTAACATTCAAATGCAACATTTTAATCATTTCCAGTCTAATGTGACCCCTACACATCAGCCTATGCATGCCACACATGCTTCCTCAGAGATGTTGCAGCTTGATCATATTGGCCGGATGCAGGGGCTTGATAtcagcagcagcaacaacagtaACGGCAGAGGCTCTCGTCTTGTGAAGCCCGAAGGGCCCTCTATTTCCCCTAGCGAAAGCAGCAACCGATTTTAA
- the LOC115706851 gene encoding bZIP transcription factor 18 isoform X2, whose protein sequence is MEMQDPSKPDLGPNPKPENKPFRSLTTTTMIMMSNPTPPFPARGSYHRRSQSEVQFRIPEDLDLLSDPFDGPSGSFEELGSEDDLFCTYMDIEKFGSKLDDGPSGHKNDNAGGGDGGGDEEKHARPRHRHSNSVDGSSSLDTIEAKKAMAPDKLAELWTIDPKRAKRILANRQSAARSKERKARYITELERKVQTLQTEATTLSAQLTLFQRDTTGLSGENTDLKLRLQAMEQQAQLRDALNDALKKEVERLKMATGEMMTPTDTYNFGMHHIPYNQSSFFSNQPQSGPAYACHTCFLRDVAA, encoded by the exons ATGGAGATGCAAGATCCGTCCAAACCGGATCTTGGTCCCAACCCGAAACCCGAGAACAAGCCCTTCCGTTCTCTGACAACGACTACGATGATCATGATGTCGAATCCAACTCCGCCCTTCCCGGCTCGTGGATCCTACCACCGGAGATCCCAATCCGAGGTCCAATTCCGGATTCCCGAAGACTTGGATCTGCTTTCGGATCCTTTTGACGGACCTTCCGGTAGCTTTGAGGAGCTTGGATCCGAGGACGATTTGTTTTGTACGTATATGGACATTGAGAAGTTCGGATCCAAACTCGATGATGGACCCTCCGGCCACAAAAACGACAATGCAGGCGGTGGTGATGGTGGAGGAGATGAAGAGAAGCATGCCAGGCCCAGGCACCGGCATAGCAATTCGGTGGATGGGTCTTCGTCTTTGGACACGATTGAAGCTAAGAAAGCTATGGCTCCTGATAAGCTTGCCGAATTATGGACCATTGATCCCAAGCGAGCTAAGAG GATTTTGGCAAACAGGCAGTCTGCTGCCCGTTCCAAAGAGAGAAAGGCCCGTTACATAACTGAGCTGGAGAGAAAAGTTCAAACCCTTCAAACAGAAGCAACGACTCTATCTGCCCAACTGACTCTTTTCCAG AGGGATACAACTGGTCTCAGTGGTGAAAACACAGACCTTAAGCTTCGACTACAAGCTATGGAACAACAAGCTCAGTTGCGTGATG CTCTAAACGATGCGTTGAAGAAAGAAGTTGAGAGGCTCAAGATGGCCACCGGAGAGATGATGACACCTACCGATACTTACAACTTTGGAATGCATCATATTCCGTACAACCAATCTTCCTTCTTCTCAAATCAGCCCCAATCTGGGCCAG CCTATGCATGCCACACATGCTTCCTCAGAGATGTTGCAGCTTGA